A stretch of DNA from Candidatus Omnitrophota bacterium:
CCAGTTGGCTAGGGCGTCCGCCGGAGGCGGAAGGTCGGCGGTAATATAATGTATTTTGCCTATTTTTTGAAAAATAAAAATAGCGGAAAATATTATCATGGCCATACGGATAATTTGGCCCGCCGCCTGTTTGAGCATAACGAGGAAAAAAGGCATTATGCCGGCGTACGCGGCCCTTGGGAAATAGTATATTATGAGGAATTTTCTACGCGCTCAGAGGC
This window harbors:
- a CDS encoding GIY-YIG nuclease family protein; the protein is MYFAYFLKNKNSGKYYHGHTDNLARRLFEHNEEKRHYAGVRGPWEIVYYEEFSTRSEAMKREKFFKGGSGREFLKNILNK